The sequence ATCCCATCAGCAATATTTTGGATATTAATAACAGATAAAAAGATATTTCTTGAGTATAAAAGACTTGGATTATTAATACTTCTTTTTCTAATAGGGCTTCTTCCTTATCTATATTTGCCAATTAGGGCAAGTATGGAAGCAGAACCAGTTTGGAGAGATACGAGTACATTATTGAGTCTTATAGATCATGTTACAGGAAAAGAATTTCAGGACAGGATGACACTTCTTACGGTTAATGAGTTTAAAGAGATAAAACAGTGGGTATTTCACTTAGTAAATATTGCCAGGATAAAGGAATATTTTAATTTATTTATTAAACAATTTACGGGATATATATGGTGGATTGGTATAATTGGACTCTGGATACTCTTTAAAAATAATTTTAAATTATTAGTGTTATTAGTGCTAATTTTCATAGCTGATGTACTTTACTCAATAAATTATCAAATCATAGATATAGAGGTTTATTACATACCATCATTTGTAGTCTGGGGTGTATTTATTGGATGTGGAATAAAGGGGATAATCAATCTTGTAAAGGTTGTAAGGTTCAAATCTTCTTTTATTAAGATAGGAGGAAGTTATATTCTTTGTACTTTATTATTATTTTCTCCAATTATTGCATATAGCCAGAATTATTATCAAAACAATAAATCAAAATATTACTTTGCTTATGACTTTGGTCGAAATATCCTAATGCAATTACCGGATAAAGCAATCTTAATTGTTCAAGCTGAACCGGATATACTCACTACCTGGTATCATAGATATATTGAGAAGGCAAGAGAAGATGTAGCTATTGTTAGGGTATATAACCTGAATGAAGCCTGGTATATATCAAACATTAAAAATAGGTATCCTTGGTTAAAGATAGAACTAAATGAGGAACCAGTAAAAGGTTTATATTCCCATTATCAACCCATATTTAAAAGGATTCTTAATGACAATATTGACTCCTTTTCTATATATTTTGTCTTTAGAGATGCACTTATTACGAATGTAGGTATAGAAAAAGGATACTCAATTGATGAAGGGATTCTTTCTAAATGTTTAAAGGAAAAGACAGAGGTTATAAATACATTAAAAAATCCTGATTACATTTATAGAGGGATATTTGATAAAGAAAGCTATAAAGACTTTTGGGCAAAGGTTGCTATTCGACGATATGCGATTGACTACAACGATAGAGGGCGTGAATACTTCCGAGTTAAGAAATATATAGATGCAGAGGCAGCATTCAAAATGGCAATAAACCTGATACCTGAAGGTATTGAATATTATTATAATTTAGGTTTGGTATATTTCAATCAAAAAAGATATGATTTAGCAATAAAAACATTTCAAAAAGCCTTAAAGTTAGACCCTAAATATATAAATGCATATAAAAGTATAGGAAATATCTATGAAAAACTTGGTAATATTAAGGAGGCAATTAATAATTATAAAAAGGTAGTTGAAATAGATACACAAGATATAGAGATGCACAATGCATTAGCTCGTGTCTATTATAAA is a genomic window of bacterium containing:
- a CDS encoding DUF2723 domain-containing protein, producing the protein MGKKDRKQKTDYRGQKKGKWKVSFRIPKFLIPKDELITPRVFTVVDYGVGFLVFLLSFEVYLKTLTPTLPFGDSGNFITCAYTLGITQPTGYPTYLMIGHLVTYLPLGNIAWRVNLISAVVAALACMTLYLLLLKLQSFRPYKQDRKDSLVVQYTPPVVAALLLAVSSTFWSQAVVTEVYTLNALFLLSMVLLLVIWRERIINYNSQINSNVNLPLYLFAFVCGLSFTHQLSTIFIIPSAIFWILITDKKIFLEYKRLGLLILLFLIGLLPYLYLPIRASMEAEPVWRDTSTLLSLIDHVTGKEFQDRMTLLTVNEFKEIKQWVFHLVNIARIKEYFNLFIKQFTGYIWWIGIIGLWILFKNNFKLLVLLVLIFIADVLYSINYQIIDIEVYYIPSFVVWGVFIGCGIKGIINLVKVVRFKSSFIKIGGSYILCTLLLFSPIIAYSQNYYQNNKSKYYFAYDFGRNILMQLPDKAILIVQAEPDILTTWYHRYIEKAREDVAIVRVYNLNEAWYISNIKNRYPWLKIELNEEPVKGLYSHYQPIFKRILNDNIDSFSIYFVFRDALITNVGIEKGYSIDEGILSKCLKEKTEVINTLKNPDYIYRGIFDKESYKDFWAKVAIRRYAIDYNDRGREYFRVKKYIDAEAAFKMAINLIPEGIEYYYNLGLVYFNQKRYDLAIKTFQKALKLDPKYINAYKSIGNIYEKLGNIKEAINNYKKVVEIDTQDIEMHNALARVYYKDGMLDKVIEECKEIIRIAPNNIEAYEDLGSIYYIKRMYKHAVVVFNYLLKLDPDNSYAEQMLEIIKKIKKN